DNA sequence from the Hippopotamus amphibius kiboko isolate mHipAmp2 chromosome 1, mHipAmp2.hap2, whole genome shotgun sequence genome:
TATCATCCTGGGTTAGTGAACTCGTGATTTCTTTAACCGATCTACCCATCTAGTTCACCTGCAATATCCAACTATCTCAACTCATCGCCTCCTTTTACAAGCTGAGACCTGGTCACTGTGTGTTGAGAAGAAGCCAGTCCATAAATTACAAGTCCATGTGATTTTCTATCAAGACTTACTGGAGTCCATTCCCATATTGTTTTAGAgccatttttttcacatttgagaAACTAATCATATTCAGTATATTAAAACTATGTTATTTCTGTGAAGACTACTTTACACCACACCGCAAGCAAGTAACATTATGGTTAGAATTGTTTAGGGAGCTATTTCCTTTAGTTCTGGGCTTTTGGGGAAATAATCATCTGTGTCATAAATAGCCTAATTCTATGCCAGAGCTGAGAACTAAAATAAGTTCTGAGTAGGAGTAAATTCAAgcatttaaaagacaaaacagcACTGCCTATCAAGActaacaactttgaaaaagacaATAAACCTTGTATTGAATATAGATTAGctgaataaagcaaaaattgtCAAAACCATAGATCCTTACCAGAAACGGACTCCAGcaaatgcaggagacacacaTTATACCCAGGAGCTGGATGACCATTTCAAAATGATGAGACCTGCCTTGTCTGTGCTGTTGACTTTTAAATTTAACTCTTAAAAGTGAAATTCCTGTGATGGCattgcaaaaaaatgaaataccaagGGCTAGGAgccccagaaaagaaaaaagtaaaagataaaaccTATCTTCCCAGTCTTTGATGTGATCTGTTTCGTAGAAACACCAGGTCTTCGACGCTTGAATCTTATAGTCACGATGCCCAAGGATGGGCAGCAAAGCTATGAAAACAGCGAAAAAGCACACTCCACTCAACATCACTTTAACATGCTTGGATGTAATTTTTGTAGAGTGAAATATTGGTTGGGTGACTCCAATACATCGCTCAATGGCCATCACACTGCCTAGAAAAAGTGGGCACAGACCAGAGAACACCATGCAGATACCAAAAATACTGCAAAGCACGTTTGATTTGTCAAAGTGGATCCAGTCTTTATCAGAAGCGTATACAAAGACTGCTATAGCTCCATTGATGAGGTGCCCAAAGAAATCTGTGATTACCAGAGCACTAGCCAAAAGCAAAAACGATGACTTGTACTTCTGTCTAAATCTCTGGTATGCCTTCATGAGAATAGCAATGGCAAGGCTGTTTGATAAGATTCCCACTGTCATGAAGGTTATCGAAAAAGATATTGAAAGCTCTTCTTCCATTTGGCAAGATGTATTTGAATGGAGCCCAGCTGCAGGAGACACTGGCTGTTTGGAATTGTTCGTGGACATTGTTGTGAAGATAAGAGCTGGCCACTCAAGTCATCTCCCTCTCAAAACAGTGCAAGCTTGTGGTCCAGAGATCTGTAgtgtaaagacagagaaattatGAGCCCTGGATAACTGTTCATCCGACATTTAAGGCTAAAGCACCCCAGCACCATGTGGTGGGAATCAGATTTATCTGGCCTATCATGAGCGAGATTGCATCATACTGAAAACAGCACACATCTGCCTGTGGTTCCACATTTCATTTTCAAGGTGAGGAAGCTACCAGAATTGAGATCCCTTGGTTAACCTCTGTGGCTACTGTGCCAAGGGGCACCTCTTAAATCTCCTCCTGACACTTCACTGACACCTTAAAACTCTTAAGGTTCATGAAGTCGCTTAACAAAACTAGAGTTAAACCCAACtgagttttttaaagtataatggTCTATTTTAATAACTAGGTGACCTTCTAaagtttctggtttttttctcttatgagcTTTGTCCCCAAAGTGCAGGTTATTCCTTTGGGAACTATGCCTGTCTGTCAGGCAGACAAAATCATCTTCTCCAAACTTTAGGAGGGTGCAGAGTGGAGCCACAAGCCCACTGACGTTGCATGGGGCTTCTCTGAATAAGTTCTAAAACTCTTTGATTTAGGTCAAATAACAGCAAACCACATGCATCAGTGACCCATGGAAGGCTCCGTGTTGAGTCTCTAGGAAGGTTTTCTGGTCCAGCTATCACCTGTGCAGAAATGCTGGTTGGTGATAGCAAAGAAGGCAGGCCTCCCTTACTGTGGGCACATCTACCTAGATGTTGCTGATCTAAGTTACAGGTTCAGGGTAGCAACATCCAGGGCGAATTATTTATTTGTCGCTCTTTTCCTAGTGAGTTGAGGCCTGAGTCACAGACCCTCTAtacccaccaccactgccaccccgCCCGGAGCTATTTCGGCCGGCGTTTCCCCAGCAGCTTTCCGGGAGGCTAGGAATTCTGGAGCCAGCCTTTCCTGGGACCAGCCCAAGTGGGGCCGCCCCGGGCTACCCGGAGGGCGGCCGCCTCCTCCGGGTCTTACTCACATCTCGACTTTCGCCCACTACTACCCAGCCGCCCCCAGGGCTCTGCTTGCAACATACTTCCCAAACCTCTTAACTGGCTGAAACTTTCTGCGATTGCTCAAACGCCAGAAGGCCGGTTCCTCTCCCACCCCGGGGGGCGCCAAAGGCCTGCGCTGGCCCCGATGCGGTAGTCGAAGTGTCGCGAGCGGGGTAGCAAAGAGCGAAAAGGGGATCTTTCCCTTTACCCATTTCCCTGCTCTTAGACCCGTTCTGCCCCGGTCCCCAGGCGCGCACCTCAGAATCCGGACAGATCAGACTTTGAGGATCTCCCCAGCTTGGGGCATCTGGTCCAAACTTGTTGGCCAGCTCAGGCTAAGGTGCCCTCCGGTGCCGCCGGCTGCTGCTGCCACCGGGCGTCCGGGATTGGGTGGCTAAACCTCAGTCGTGTTAAGCATCTGGAGGCCAACGCGTGGGAATCCAGCCGCTAGAGGGGTGTTTACCTTGGCATCCCGGGCCACGGGCAGGGCTCTAGGCGGAGCAGAAGAGCGCGCGGGTCCCTGGGCCATCCCGCACCCGGCTCCGCTCTGCCGCCGCCGCGGGTTCCTGGGGCGCAGCGATGCACTGCACTCTCACTACCGCTCCAGCTGCAGCTCcagctcctgctcctgctcctgctccgACCCCGACTCGGTCTCGCTGCGCGTGCTTCCGCGCGCTCTCGCAGCGCGGAACCTGCCGGGTGCACTCGGCTCCTCCGATCCTTTAGCACCTAGAGGCGCTCGCAGCCTGGGCGGGGTGGAGGGCGCGGTCGACCTCCGCCCCTTCCTCTCCGCCCCTTTTGCGTTGAGCCCAGACCCGACCTGGAGAGACTTGAGGACCGCGCTCGGATGCTACGTCCGGCTCCTCGGCATCAGAGCGGCCCTCTCAGCTGCCCGACCACTTAGGGAAAAGTTTTGTTTAAAACTCATTCTCCAGCTGAAGGCGTCATCTCCACGGCTGTAAAAGAGGAACCAGGAGAGCTGAGGAAAGCCTGCAGACAGCTGTCGTGACAGCGTGTTGAACTGGCAGATTGTAGTTTGCAGCCAATTCATCCGAGATCCAGCTCAAAAAGGATAAAGAAGCAGGTAGAAAGAAAGAGATGGTGTATTTGGGCTTAGGGGCTGATAGCCCCAGGAAGTTAAAAACAGGTATTCGGGCCACTTGTTATCAATGGAAAGTCACTGCCTTAGGATTCACTGTCACTTAGAGGGACTGGACTGTTTTCTAGCTTTATAAAGAATGTGAGAAGGGAAAGGGATGAGGAGTATTCTCAAAGaacacatgcagaaaaagcattagtAGCATTTTAATGATCAAAAAAGCCCAATGATGAGAGAATTTCTAGTGGTATGTTTACCCAAAGAGATGTGAATTTAACAAATTTTGTGAAGATCATTTTATGATCAAGTAAAAAACTATCCACTACTTCATTAAGAATTATAATTTGAGCCATTTTAATGTTGTAACCACTTTTTGCTAATATTGTTTTGACCTAAACCTATTCACTGTATCTCATTTTTATAGCTAATCACTTATGAAAAGCTATTACTGAACTCTGCTCTTTTTATCAGTAAAATATTGCCACAACTTGTGTGAAAAACCAATGCCACATGGAAATAAACcctcttttctccattctaaAATCAGAAGGGGCCTCTAAATTCCTGGAAATTGGAAAGAATCATAAAATGCTACAGTGAGATAAATTAGCCATTAACTATAGAAAAGAATGATTGCACAGCTTTCCCCTGTGGTagatattgagattttttttaatgatatgatCACAACTTGTAAAATAAACTGTTACTCAGGTATGCTCAGGGAACTGAAAAATTTGGTTAACCAAATATTCTGCTTAGGAAGGAAATATCATATCTGGATGACCAGTGTCCAAAAAACAACTATGTAATAAATCCCAAGGAAAATGTGAAGGACACAGAGCACTATTCTTTCCTTTAGTGATTAATAGCACTTAATCACATTAGATGCAATTATCTATTTACTTATGTCTCTCCCACTGAACTGAATTCCTGCAGAGGTCTCattcttctctccatcctcacccAAGACTATGCCTGGTCACTTATCCACCATTGTCTGAATTCATCAATGTTACAACAGACATTTCCAGTATCACACTTCaaaatcttctttttttaataaatttatttatttatttaattggctgcattgggtctttattgctgtgcacgggctttctgtagttgcggagaacaggggctactctttgttgcagtgcatgggcttcttattgcagtggcttctcctgttgcagagcatgggctctaggcatgcaggcttcagtagttgtagagagtgggctcattagttgtggcttgcgggctctagagctcaggctcagtagttgtagcacacaggcttagttgatccatggcatgtgggatcttcctggaccagggatcgaacccgcgtcccctgcattggcagacagattcttaactgctgtgctaccagggaagcccacactTCAAAATCTTGAAAAGTCCCATCTCTCACTGGCACATCTCACTAACTACAGCTGCTCAAACTACTgtgtaaaaaaagagaaaaattctcaTTAATGCAATTTCAAGTCAAtgtttattatgaaatatatttaaaacattattaatttattttcaaagtactagataaatcctatttttttttaaaaaaagtttctacTTTGCATATATTCTTGGAGTTCCTTTTTTAGAATCCATTCCTTAATCAAGACACATTTCACCTGAGTCTCAATAAAAGATTCTAAAGCACCTACATCTTTCCTCAAGATAGAAGGAATATGTTAGTATCAATAAAGAAGGCTACTAATTTATACAAATTAAACAACTAACTAcccttaaaagaaaatatatatgtctgGCCTTATCGCACCCAAATCTGATCCCTTGTTCCAAGTTCCCAATGGCAGCCTCTGACTGCTTCTATAAGGAAGAAGAGCTTGCCAATGGGTAGATGAGAGAAACAAAGAGATCAAAAattagtgggggtgggggaagggggagggagtaGCTGATAAACTCCTCTGAAAAGTGGTAGTTGGTATTGTTACCACTGAGACGTGGACAGAAATACAACTCTAAACCTATACGTTCATTCAGCagatttcttgagcacctactttgtgtcaggcactgtttctAAGAGGCAGAGTTACAGTTGTGTGAACAAAGCATCCAAGCCCTGCTCTGGTGTGGCTTCTAGGCTGGGGGAGGGCACGTACTTTGTGGAGTGTGTGTTCAAACCCTTAACATGATTCAGTGGCTTCCCTCGAATGGAGGCAAAGCTGATGTCAGCCTGTCTACAAGGAGATAACAATATCATGACAGGTGTGTGCTTGGCAATCACCTTCATTCAGGATTAGACGCAGAACACTTTGCTCAGAAGAATGTGCACGTTATAATTAAAGTCAGAGAAACCAGGACTCAATGACACTGAGGCTGAAATAAAAACTCCACAAAAATCAAAGGGAGTGTTGGAAgttgatttttatagttttaataaaaCTGTCTAGGAAAACTTTTCTGGAATTTGCCATTGACATTAATACTAGAAACTACGCCCCAGTTTGGTGGTAACAAAaataatgtctctttttttttaatttttattatgtaacTCTTTGAAACACCAAAAGTAACATACGTAACCCATTTGTAAGCTGTGaatttattatgtaaaataaacatcCATGCACCAACTATCTAATTTAAGGACTGcattaatttcctagggctgcctttacaaagtaccacaaactgagcgGCTTAAAtagcagaaatgtattgtcttacagtctggaggttagaagtccaaaatcaaggtgttgacagggttAGTACCTTCTGAGTGCTCTGAGGGAGAGTCTGTTCCATATCCCTGGCCTAGCTTCTCATGATCTGCTGGCAATCTTTAtcattctttggcttgtagatgcatcactccaatctctgccttcatcttcacatgccACTGTCTCTTTGTCctcacatggccatcttcttaTAAGGAGCCCAGTCATACTGGATTCGGGATCCACCCTGCTCCAGTATGACCTGATCTTAattgattacatctgcaacaaccctatttcctAATAGAGTCACCTTCTGAGATACTGTgggttgggacttcaacatatttCGGGGGTGGAGAGGTGAGAGTAATTCCACCCATAACAAGGGCTATAGTAGAATATTACTAATATCATTACATCTCTCTGCATATTTCTGCCTCCATTCACTCCTCTGTATCCCTCCCCCAGAGATAACAGAGATAACCCCTATTCTGAATTGTGTGTTTGTCATCATTCTcttgcattttattgttttcacatAAATATGCAGATGAACCAACATATGAtttaattttccttgttttgtaACTTAACTTTCTGTAACTTGTTTTTTTACACAAGATTTATAAGATTCACACATATTGTTGTATGCAGtaatagtttgtgtttttttttaggcACCAAAATTTTTATTAACCCACCTTCTTGCTCTCTTTTAACATCATAAACCAAATTAATCTCTTTTTGACCCAGAGTTGTGATGGGAACCGTCAAGTTACAATGTGCTTTTATGTTTCTCTGGCCCCTCTCAATCTCTGGCTGTCACTTCTGTTGTCCTTTCTTGGCTATCCCTTAACAATATATTCTAatccctgtaaaatggggactgAAAGTACCAACCTCACTGTTCTGAGGTTTAAGAGAATGCCAAGAACTAAGCCAGGCTCTCAGGAGCATTCAAACTCCAACAGTTCCTCCACACCCTTTGACATACCTCCTTCTCATCTGTAATGGGCTGAGGAACCAATGAACCTGTAAACCAAGAACATGGGTATCAAGTCCATAGGCCAAGTGAGGGCCTGGATGGTAAAGTGCATGGGCTTTGTGATCACCACTGCCAACTACCAGCCTGAGGAAGGACTGGCTGAGTGAGCAGTTCCAAAACCCCTGAGCTCATGGCTCTCTGTGGGTAACTCCCGTGTACCTCCAGCATGACCAGGGCTTGAAGAGGGATTTCTCAGTTCCTGCTGCCACAATTGGAACAGTATGAGGGATGCAGGAGAGGCCAAAGACTGAGTGACTAGCCCCAGGGAGTCAATGGGGAACATTATCAAACCAATCTCAAAGGTGGTGCCATTTGCtcttggggaggagaggtgggaccCAGGCAAGGACAGCAGCTGGAAGGCAAAGGGCAGGCCTGGTTATCAGTAGCGGTAGTGATCAGGCTTGAAGGGGCCATCACAGGACATGCCCAGGTACTGGGCCTGCTTCTCAGTCAACTTCACATTCAGCTTGCCCAGGTGGGCTTCAGCCACTGCTTCATCCAGCTTCTTGGGCAGGAAGTGGACCTCAGTGGGGTACTTGCCTGGGCGGGTCCACAGCTCAATCTGTGCCAGCACCTGGTTGGTGAAGGAGTTGCTCATCACGAAGCTGGGGAGGCCCATGGCGCAGCCCAGGTTGACCAGCTGGCCCTCGGCCAGCAGGATGATGCGGCGCCCATTCTTCAGCAGAGAGCGGGTCCACCTGGGGCTTGATGTTCACCTTCTCCACAGCGTTCTCGTTCAGCCACTTGACATCAATCTCCACATCAAAGTGTCCGATGTTACACACAATGGCATCATCTTTCATTTGTTCATCGTGCTGGCCAAGGATGATGTCGACACAGCCTGTGGTGGTGACAAAGATGTTGCCCTCCTGACAGGCCTCATCCATGGTGGTCGCCTCACAGCCCTCCATGGCAGCCTGGAGTGCATTGATGGGGTCGATCTCCATGATGATGACGTAGGCCCCGAAACCCCTCAGGGCCTGGGCACAGCCCTTGCCCACATCACCATAGCCTGCTACCACTGCCACCTTGCCCACAATCATCATGTCTGTGGCCAGCTTGATTCCATCGATGAGGGACCCCGGCAGCCATAGAGGTTGTCAAACTTGCTCTTGGTGACAGAGTCATTGACATTGATGGCAGGCACCTTCAGGATCCCATTGGCCATCACCTTGTACAGGTTGTGGACCCCCGCTGTGGTCTCTTCAGAGATGCCTCATATACCTGACAGGAGCTGCAGGTACTTGGTGTGGATGAGGTTGGTGAGGTCACCACCATCACCCAGAATCAGGTTGAGGGGCCCGTCCTTGAAATACAGTGTCTGTTCAATGCACCACAGATACTCCTCAATCGTTTCACCCTTCCAGGCGTATACTGGAATGCCAGCCTTGGCAATGGCAGCTGCTGCATGGTCCTGGGTGGAGAATATATTGCAGCTGGACCACCGCACCTCAGCACCCAGGGCCACAAGGGTCTCAATGAGCATGGCTGTCTCCACGGTCATGTGCAGGCAGCCGGCAATGCTCATGCCCTTCAGTGGCTTGGAGGCCGAGTGCATCTCCTGCATGTGCATCAGGCCCGGCATCTCATTCTCTGTGAGGTCCAGGGCCTTTCGTCCCCAGGTGGCCAGACTGATGTCAGCGACTTTGTAAGGCAGCTTGTCCGATGTGGTGGCGGCGTTTCCGCACGGAGTGATGGACTTGGGCGAAGGGGGCCGGGCCTCGGACTGGGGACTGGCGCGGGGTGGGCGGCACCGGGCCGGGCCGGTAATAGTTCTTAATTTACAAAACTGTATACTCACTTAATGTTTGGATATccgaatttttaaaatatcattctgTTAATAACCATtgggattatttccagttttttgttcTTAGGAAGTAATCTACTATGAATAAGCTTGTATTTATCACTTTGTGTAGGAATTTCTCTAGGACATACACCTAGAGTGAAATTATTGGATCATAGAGTATGAGAATGTCCAACTTTCCAAGATAAGGCTGTGCCTAAGAGTTTTCCTTCACATTTGTGATAACATTTGGAATTGTCTCTTTAATTATTACCAAACAGATAGTTGTAAAATGATATCATATCGGGGACCTAAACTATATTTCTCTTTGCAGTCCTGTTTCTTCTTCAGTGAAATATCTGTCTCTTTTGTCCAAATTtgtattgggttatttgtcttcttaATTCTTTATGTGTTCTAGATACTAATCCTCTATCAGCTGTAGAGCAAACATCTTTTTCCAAATcacagcttgtcttttcattttctttactatCATTTCTTGGCTATGATTTTTTACAGTGTTTAATgtgatcaaatattttaaatcatcttttataTTGTACTCCAGCGTTTTTTtgagtcacattttaaaatgcctttcaGAACCTGGATTATAAAGATATTCTACTAtatattttctaagcattttaacatttttgcctTCCACATTTGTCTTTAATTCTTCAGATAATTATTTTTGAGTATTTGTGAAGTAGGAATCTAAGGTTTTTCTCCATGTGGATAATCACTGTTTGTAGTGCCTTTATTCAATAATCCCactattatgggttgaattgtgtcccccaaaattcatatattgaggtACTAAGCCTAGCACCTCAGAAAGTGACCTGATTCTGAGATaaagtctttacagaggtaatcaagttataATGAGGCTGTCGgggtggccctaatccaatctgattgGTGTTCTCAtacaaaggggaaatttggagataGACACCcaaggagaacaccatgtgaacatGAAGATGACCTGATTACATGCCATGGAAAGAGGCCGAAACAGAAACTTCCCTCATAGCCCCCAGAATGAACCAAtgctgccaacaccttgattttggacttctagcctccagaactgtgagacaatacatttcaggtgtttaagtcacccagtttgtggtactttgttacggtGGCCCTAGCAGATTTGTacatcctcccttccccactaATCTGAAATATATACCTCTCATAGACCAAGTGTCCACATGAGCATGGGAAAATTATTATTCATTGACAGAGCTACCATGCTCAGTTGTTTCCACTGGACTCTGGTTCCCCTTGGAAGTGCTATTTGGGAAGTGCTGTTGTCACCCTCAGGATAAACTCCGAATTCTTTCAGGGCTGTTTTCAAGGTTCTTCCTAACCTAGCCCCCTACTCCTGCCCCAAAGCTTAACTCTCATTCCTCACCCCCAGAACTCTTTGCCTCGGCAACACTGACATCCTCAACTCCTACAAACTGTCCCTTGGCCTTCTGCCACCTCTATCTTTAGCAATCTTCCTTCAACCCCTCACACATTGCCTGATTCTTATTCAGGCTTCAGTGCTCAAAAGTTAGTGTGCTTTCTGTACATCATGCTAACTGCATGTCTATCATCACCCCTGTATTTCCAGTACCTTGCACATGCCGTGGAAGtgctcatgaatgaatgaatgaatggagtagACACACTACAGAAGCGGAAATCCAAGCACAAAGAAGTAACTTGCCTGATTAGAGTGGCAAACACATGTTGACAAAACCCAGTTTGTCTGACCACAAAACCCATACTCTTACCAACTCTTCGTATTGCCTCTGGGTTTAATAAAACATAAAGTGCTGTCCTTTATGCACAGGGTTTGTTGCTGCTAAGCTTACCGCCAGAAGGACAGATGcctgtattgtttttcttttggtgcaAGAAGTTTTGCAATAATCCACCTACATTCTTTCACAAGATCCAAGACCCACAGTGCCACTGTTTTAGAACTGATGTTTTTATTAACTCTTTAAGACAGGCAGAATGGAAAGTCTATGAGGTAGAAAGAAGGGAAAGGTTGAAAGGAAGCAGAATAGAAAGATGATATTTATCAGTTTCCTGCCCTGTACCCAGCGCTATGACAGGCTCTTTAAATGCACACATCAACACCACCAGATGATCATTTTATCCTCATTACACAGaggagagatgaggaaactgaaacccagaaaaCATAAATtctttgtccaagatcacacagctatacTGAAAGTGAGATGCAACCCAGACCCTGAGGTGCTCAGCAATTTCTGCTTCATTCAGGGACGGGGCCAGTGCAGACCCTCTTACACCTCCTGTGTATTCAGCCTGGACCTTGCTCCTGGCTACTCCCTCCAGACCCCTGGGTGCCTATTACCATTCACTATGTACTCTATAAATTTATTAGACTCAAACTGAGCAAGGTGTTGTGCTAGGGACTTTTCAGATCAGGCATTATGTAGCCCCAGCTTCTGCCTTCAAGAAACTTAAAATCCAGTCTAGCATGTTAGTTCCTGTTAGTGACCCCctatttttttcacctttctttctatttcaccTTCATCCTTTTCCAGGTTCCCATTTGCCCTTTTGATACTTTTCTTCATGACTTATCTGACTTCAGTATTTCATATAGATATCTAAGATCCAAGTAAGAAGCAAATTTAATCCACCCAGTAAACTATGGTTTTTAAATGGCCCTGACATATAGTGTTTGACAAAAGTGAAAGCGACAAGCAAGAGTTTGCATCAGGGGAGAGAATGGACCAGATGCAGCAACACAGAAATGCCTGAAGGCACTGGGGACTCCAGCACAAAGGCCAAAAAGGAAGACAGTGTTATGCAAAGAAACTTTgcctcctccccctttttttttttgcatgcttacatatgaaaatatatagaatttaCATCTATTGAGAATTGACTGTGTCTCAATGATAAACACTTTACATATACATTCAATTAACTTTCCCAGAACTCtattaaaaaaggcaaaaccatgatCTTCATTTTGCACAGAGGCAACTGCACAGGAAGATTAAGGGGTTAAGTTGCTTAATGGCAGAAGAGGAACTCAGTACCAGGTCTGTTCAACTCCTTGACCCTAACCCCTCACCCAACTGCCTCCCAGAAGACGATAAGCAGTCGACGCCCCTGTGTTCTGTGGTTGGACACGCAGGGTTTTCCCAGTATTAGCAGCCATCACGGAATGTCCTTTTGTGGCTAAGTGGTTATCAGGGGTCATCTTGATTCCTTATCTGTGTTCAGTACTTATCCACAGTTTTCACGTGAATTTTGCTGTAGTGAAGTTTCAAAACACCCACATCCAAATCCAAGGCAAATCTGAAACCACCATGAACGATGACAAGACCATCCTTGCTAAAGTAAAGAAAACTTCCCTTTTAAAAACAACGCTAAAAATGAGTCCCTTGAACTGCAATTTAAGTAAAGAGAGCTTGAAGAAGAAAATACTGATAGGTTCACTCTTCCTCCAACTCAACACAAAAGGGAAACTGTTTTCCCTGAAATATGGAGCCATCTCAGCTGTGGAAACAATAGCCACAAGCTGAATGAAATCCAAAGTAGGACTGCCTTTTTGGGCATGCAGCCAGTGCAACCTTgacattttttcatcattttatcttTGAACTTATGTATTTAAGTGAAGTCCAGCTGAACAATGGAGCCTGCATCAAAGGCTTAGACCACCGACTCCTGTACAATCCCACCGACTCCTGTACAATCCCACCTCCCTGGGATGGGCTTCGGGGAGTCACCTATTCCCCTGTCCCAGACCTCAGCCAGCCTCCTCTGACACCTCCACCAGGTGACTGCTGCCACTCTTTACCTAGGAAGGGGCCTGGCCGTGAGCTACGGTCAGGGGGGGATCAGGCACAAACCCTGTGGCATCTCTGGGCCAAGCATGGTTGCTGCCATTCCCACTCCAGGTGAGACTTGTCTGGGCCACAGCAGGGCAAGCCTCTCACCCCCTCATCCAGGTACTGAGCACATTCTGGCAAAGAGGTTTAAGATCGTTAGGGGTCTCCCATCTACCATGGGTTGGGACCGTGTATCCATGGAAATAGGCAGTCACCTGGCTCGACTCCCCTGGCCCAAGCCCCCTACTGGGACACTGCATATGGGTCCCTTGTTTGATGGGAGGAGGAACCCAGTAGCCATCAGGCCCAAGCAAACACACATGGACATGAAATTACATAGCAGGACCCTTGGGTACCTGTAAGGGTTTTGCACTGGCCCCTATGCCCCAAGGGCCCCCACAGCCAGCTCCAGGCTGGggaattttctcttcttccttccaaaCTTCTTCATTCTGTCTTTAGTTTGTCTCTGACCAGAGGCACCAGTGAAGGACAAGTCACAAAATACAAATTGTGTAATTTCGGTGACTC
Encoded proteins:
- the PTGFR gene encoding prostaglandin F2-alpha receptor, with the translated sequence MSTNNSKQPVSPAAGLHSNTSCQMEEELSISFSITFMTVGILSNSLAIAILMKAYQRFRQKYKSSFLLLASALVITDFFGHLINGAIAVFVYASDKDWIHFDKSNVLCSIFGICMVFSGLCPLFLGSVMAIERCIGVTQPIFHSTKITSKHVKVMLSGVCFFAVFIALLPILGHRDYKIQASKTWCFYETDHIKDWEDRFYLLLFSFLGLLALGISFFCNAITGISLLRVKFKSQQHRQGRSHHFEMVIQLLGIMCVSCICWSPFLVTMASIGMNGQDFRNACERSLFSLRMATWNQILDPWVYILLRKAVLKNLYTFTRRCCGVHIISLHVWELSSIKNSLKVAAISESPVTEKVTQQTST